Proteins from a genomic interval of Pseudanabaena yagii GIHE-NHR1:
- a CDS encoding HU family DNA-binding protein, whose translation MNKGELVDAIAEKVNVSKKNIEVIVTAALESIVDAVADGDRVTLVGFGSFEPRERQEREGRNPRTGEKMVIAATRVPAFSAGKQFKEKVVEE comes from the coding sequence ATGAATAAAGGTGAACTAGTAGATGCGATCGCCGAAAAGGTAAATGTATCTAAAAAGAATATTGAAGTGATCGTTACTGCTGCCCTCGAATCAATTGTTGATGCTGTGGCTGATGGCGATCGCGTTACTTTAGTTGGCTTCGGTTCCTTCGAGCCACGCGAACGCCAAGAACGTGAAGGTCGCAACCCCCGCACTGGCGAAAAAATGGTCATCGCCGCAACCCGCGTTCCTGCTTTTTCAGCTGGTAAGCAATTTAAAGAAAAAGTAGTTGAAGAATAA
- a CDS encoding NACHT domain-containing protein, translating to MFPQKFLTRMAQIHQLSADQESVFLLRFGENREDREVASFLGISEEAYRKRMGEIYRKFDISGKGPGKNNRLLHILQNYLDAETTAQSDQSFLGAKQAAPSMTNFVLDIDIEELVQQLRYRSRQIIQERCATMRVLDMSHPISLEEIYTGTDVLEKITSRRRLGIAELLATYHGRDRLGASAIDESRVASLDALQRYRKLMLLGKPGAGKTTLLKYTALKCSQGDIFSDLVPIFVTLRQYAGSELQPHILDYIAQDFRAHNIGDELTLKHLLQHGRAILFLDGLDEVREDDLHRVLEDLRSFSEQYYTNRFVITSRLGAQEYVFEKFTEVEVANFQPLQISQFAQRWFSGNARHIDLFLRKVEENRPIQELATNPLLLTLLCLVFDEYGDFPTNRSELYREGLDVLLKKWDAKRNIERHQIYKNLSMQRKEDLLAQVACTTFNQGDYFFRQVDLERYITDYIRNLPKAHTDEEALQLDSEAIIKAIESQHGLFVERAKGIYSFSHLTFQEYLAARELVYNGNPETLALLASKISDHRWHDVLRLAVGMMRSADELLQLMKDQCDRLIADDLQLQYLLQWVKQKAEAIQVSDRIQSVRAFYLTLGRAIAQSDVLNLANVLARILVLDLDLCQNRNLNLDLAFDLARALETKDGEDLGLDLELDLSLALEYAQEMSDSRLAKALAELINTCPEDADSDAKWQDWAANLRQQAISYRNIGQIWNLTPPQLENLRQYCEANRLLVECLESDCYIRQPVRQAIEQSLLLPV from the coding sequence ATGTTTCCCCAAAAATTTCTGACGCGAATGGCGCAAATCCATCAGCTTTCGGCTGATCAGGAAAGTGTATTCCTCCTAAGATTTGGGGAAAATCGTGAAGATCGTGAAGTTGCTAGCTTTTTAGGAATCTCAGAAGAAGCTTACCGTAAACGCATGGGGGAGATTTACCGCAAGTTTGACATTAGTGGTAAAGGTCCTGGCAAAAACAACCGTTTGTTGCATATTTTGCAAAACTATCTAGATGCAGAAACCACTGCTCAAAGCGATCAAAGCTTTTTGGGAGCAAAGCAGGCGGCTCCTAGCATGACAAATTTTGTCCTAGATATTGACATCGAAGAATTGGTGCAGCAATTGCGATATCGCAGTCGCCAAATTATCCAAGAACGCTGTGCCACGATGCGGGTGCTGGATATGTCCCACCCAATTAGTTTAGAAGAAATCTATACGGGAACCGATGTCTTAGAAAAAATTACGAGTCGTCGGCGCTTGGGGATTGCGGAATTATTAGCTACCTATCATGGACGCGATCGCCTTGGGGCATCAGCGATCGATGAAAGTCGAGTGGCAAGTCTGGATGCCCTGCAACGCTATCGCAAACTAATGCTCTTGGGTAAACCGGGGGCAGGGAAAACCACGCTCTTAAAATATACTGCTCTCAAATGCTCACAGGGGGACATTTTTAGCGATCTAGTGCCGATCTTTGTAACCCTGCGCCAATATGCAGGCTCGGAGTTGCAGCCACATATTTTAGACTACATTGCCCAAGATTTTCGCGCCCATAACATTGGTGATGAGCTAACTCTCAAGCATCTGTTGCAGCATGGCAGAGCGATTTTATTTTTAGATGGTCTCGATGAAGTTCGCGAAGATGATCTGCATCGGGTGCTCGAAGATTTGCGGAGTTTTTCGGAACAGTACTATACCAATCGCTTTGTAATTACGAGTCGATTGGGAGCGCAGGAATATGTCTTTGAGAAGTTTACAGAAGTTGAGGTGGCTAACTTTCAGCCATTGCAGATTTCTCAATTTGCCCAACGCTGGTTTAGTGGCAATGCTCGCCATATTGACCTATTTTTGCGGAAAGTAGAAGAGAATCGTCCAATTCAAGAACTAGCGACAAATCCCTTATTACTAACCTTACTCTGTCTAGTTTTTGATGAGTATGGTGATTTCCCCACCAATCGCTCAGAACTCTATCGCGAAGGACTAGATGTCCTGCTCAAAAAATGGGATGCAAAGCGCAATATTGAGCGGCATCAAATTTATAAAAATCTCTCAATGCAGCGCAAGGAGGACTTATTAGCCCAAGTTGCCTGTACAACTTTCAATCAAGGGGATTATTTTTTTCGGCAGGTTGATCTCGAACGTTATATTACCGATTACATTCGTAACTTGCCCAAAGCGCATACCGACGAGGAGGCACTCCAGCTAGATAGTGAGGCGATTATCAAGGCGATCGAGTCACAGCATGGTTTATTTGTGGAACGCGCCAAGGGTATTTATTCCTTTTCCCATTTAACTTTTCAGGAATATTTAGCCGCAAGGGAACTAGTTTACAATGGCAATCCTGAAACGCTTGCCTTGCTAGCTAGTAAAATTAGCGATCACCGTTGGCATGATGTCCTGCGCCTCGCCGTAGGAATGATGCGCTCCGCCGATGAATTGCTCCAATTGATGAAGGATCAGTGCGATCGCCTCATCGCTGATGATCTCCAACTGCAATACCTCTTGCAATGGGTCAAGCAAAAGGCTGAAGCCATACAGGTCAGCGATCGCATTCAGTCCGTCCGTGCGTTTTATCTTACCCTCGGTCGAGCGATCGCCCAAAGTGATGTCTTAAACTTAGCCAATGTGCTAGCGCGTATTCTTGTCTTAGACCTTGATCTTTGCCAAAACCGCAATCTCAATCTTGATCTTGCCTTTGATCTTGCCCGTGCGCTGGAAACCAAAGATGGTGAAGATTTAGGACTTGATCTGGAATTAGATTTGAGCCTCGCCTTGGAATATGCCCAAGAAATGTCCGATTCGCGCTTAGCCAAAGCTCTCGCTGAGTTAATCAATACTTGCCCCGAAGATGCCGACAGTGATGCTAAATGGCAAGACTGGGCCGCTAATCTGCGACAACAGGCTATTAGCTATCGCAATATTGGTCAAATCTGGAATCTCACCCCCCCGCAACTCGAAAATTTACGTCAATATTGTGAAGCTAACCGTTTGCTGGTCGAATGTTTAGAAAGTGACTGCTATATTCGCCAACCCGTTAGACAGGCGATCGAGCAAAGTTTATTACTTCCAGTTTAA
- a CDS encoding alpha/beta fold hydrolase: MSSDRRLKVLCLHGHPGNSEAMQTFVSYFRERGLEMIAPDLRGYGSNQVQAGFTMSAHIEDLWNLLMRDQADLEDGKSTEYLILGWSLGGILAIELALQNLANNLDPRTKPKIVGLILIATAAKPRSSLPKIAWWEYTNLVTAVILHLALSQVFSKRSVKPRWHIELFGKRSLIGYLIQQHTETAYDLIATTGAKAYLQTSRYAHRALMQALRQGYDRTQDLAKIQIPCLAIAAEQDRHITAASTAETAKLLPNCEFICYPQTAHLLPWEIGDRLLADIDAWIEKTQK; encoded by the coding sequence ATGAGTAGCGATCGCCGATTAAAAGTCCTCTGTTTACATGGGCATCCAGGCAATAGTGAAGCAATGCAGACATTTGTCAGCTATTTTCGGGAACGTGGTCTTGAGATGATCGCCCCAGATTTGCGGGGGTATGGTAGTAATCAAGTTCAGGCTGGCTTTACGATGTCGGCTCATATTGAGGATCTCTGGAATTTGCTGATGCGAGATCAAGCGGATCTTGAAGATGGCAAGAGCACGGAGTATTTGATTTTGGGCTGGTCTTTGGGTGGAATTTTAGCGATCGAACTAGCACTACAAAATTTGGCAAATAATCTAGATCCCCGCACAAAACCTAAAATTGTCGGGTTGATTCTTATTGCCACTGCGGCAAAGCCACGGAGTAGTTTGCCAAAAATTGCTTGGTGGGAATATACAAATTTAGTCACTGCCGTGATTTTACATTTGGCTCTATCACAGGTTTTTTCTAAAAGATCAGTTAAACCGCGTTGGCATATTGAGTTATTTGGTAAGCGATCGCTAATCGGCTATTTAATCCAGCAGCATACCGAAACTGCCTATGACCTTATTGCTACTACGGGTGCAAAGGCTTATCTCCAAACTTCGCGCTATGCCCATAGGGCTTTAATGCAAGCGCTGCGACAGGGTTATGATCGCACGCAGGACTTAGCCAAAATTCAAATTCCTTGTTTAGCGATCGCCGCAGAACAGGATCGTCATATCACTGCTGCATCAACTGCTGAGACTGCAAAATTATTGCCAAATTGTGAATTTATTTGTTATCCCCAAACTGCCCATTTATTACCTTGGGAAATAGGCGATCGCCTGTTAGCAGATATTGATGCTTGGATTGAGAAGACCCAGAAATAA
- a CDS encoding response regulator, with the protein MTGSLPNSDFVSTNVPNTLADGQVVRNATLHILLAAMRVMSRFTGVIQVETKHHRWKLLLRGGGLVLAEEEGQVIPTLVRKYNNKGINFSRIPAWEQRQSNRPYCYPFVSNVYKKYPDITKEVLKEVILENLLALHLEDKFSFVWYPASDLQTNLPVLPLSMLENAIANEVKQWQKFECVKHPYQVVQLVDAANLLARVGNDNFPLFAKVTTGQDRISAIADTFKQPIYRTALLLDKLAQKDIVSIVELPDRRADNALADRYLLTTPTVNKNEPKVFIVDDSPVLLQQMQRLLTNWGYQVSSTDDAEAATERILEYKPSIVFIDINMPSLNGFDLIKQIRRQRELASLALVLVTAENSMTNNFRARWANCRFLAKPRSSSDTPKFRDELRNLLRETAPLSTDTLV; encoded by the coding sequence ATGACAGGTTCCTTACCTAACTCAGACTTCGTGTCTACCAACGTGCCTAACACTTTAGCAGACGGACAGGTAGTGAGGAATGCCACATTACACATCCTACTTGCAGCTATGCGTGTGATGAGTCGCTTTACTGGAGTGATCCAAGTAGAGACCAAACACCATCGATGGAAACTATTACTCAGAGGAGGGGGATTAGTTTTAGCGGAAGAAGAAGGTCAAGTCATCCCGACATTAGTTCGTAAATATAATAATAAAGGTATTAATTTCTCACGCATTCCTGCTTGGGAGCAGCGTCAATCCAATCGCCCTTATTGCTATCCCTTTGTAAGTAACGTTTACAAAAAATATCCTGATATTACGAAGGAAGTTTTAAAAGAAGTTATCTTAGAAAACTTGCTGGCTCTGCATTTAGAGGATAAGTTTTCTTTTGTATGGTATCCCGCCAGCGATTTACAAACTAACCTACCAGTTTTGCCTTTGTCCATGCTGGAAAATGCGATCGCTAACGAGGTTAAGCAATGGCAAAAATTTGAATGTGTGAAACATCCCTATCAAGTAGTCCAACTTGTCGATGCCGCAAATTTATTAGCTAGAGTCGGGAATGATAATTTTCCATTGTTTGCCAAAGTCACGACGGGACAAGACCGCATCAGTGCGATCGCCGATACTTTTAAGCAACCAATCTATCGGACTGCGCTTTTACTAGATAAATTAGCTCAAAAAGATATTGTCTCGATTGTGGAATTACCAGATCGCCGAGCAGACAATGCCTTAGCTGATCGTTATTTATTAACAACACCCACAGTTAACAAAAATGAACCAAAGGTTTTCATCGTTGATGATTCACCTGTGTTATTACAACAAATGCAGCGTTTACTAACAAATTGGGGATATCAAGTTAGTTCTACGGACGATGCTGAAGCTGCTACTGAAAGAATTTTGGAATATAAGCCAAGCATTGTCTTTATTGATATCAATATGCCTAGTTTAAATGGCTTTGATTTGATCAAACAAATTCGCCGCCAACGAGAACTAGCCTCGCTTGCACTGGTACTAGTCACTGCGGAAAACAGCATGACCAATAACTTTCGCGCAAGATGGGCAAATTGCCGATTTCTCGCTAAACCGAGATCGTCATCAGATACACCAAAGTTCCGTGATGAATTGCGTAACCTATTAAGAGAAACAGCCCCTTTATCGACTGATACCTTAGTTTAA
- a CDS encoding response regulator: MTERFLVIDDSATQRHLLASLLQDLGHTVDLCESTVGALDKIINNHYTAVFLDIVLPEQDGYRFLREMRSHRQTADQYVILYSTKTTKLEIEYGLKRAKANDYLPKPVSRESLSDVLRKLPQPV; this comes from the coding sequence ATGACCGAACGTTTTTTAGTAATTGATGATTCTGCAACCCAAAGACATTTATTAGCCTCTTTATTGCAGGACTTAGGTCATACCGTAGATTTATGTGAATCAACAGTTGGGGCTTTAGACAAGATTATCAATAATCATTACACGGCTGTTTTTTTAGACATTGTGTTGCCAGAGCAGGATGGTTATCGATTTCTCCGTGAAATGCGATCGCACCGTCAGACTGCTGATCAGTATGTAATTTTGTACTCCACGAAAACCACCAAGCTAGAAATCGAATATGGACTCAAACGCGCTAAGGCAAATGACTATTTGCCCAAACCTGTGAGCCGTGAGTCATTATCTGATGTCTTACGGAAACTGCCCCAACCTGTTTAA
- a CDS encoding chemotaxis protein CheW, producing MSNLDSETLASTAQPHQLIAPSNRYILAKAGDRTVTFPDVLVSEIIMVDRNAILALPFYEAEIVGVIHHQATIMPLLLLRLLIGEQRALITESLTVVRLSKAANELNQQPMSGVGIVVDRVIGSLTPDEYQSNQYLNSDDQNFDFSDLKSLDLLQSEISTITVTKKINQIVANIKENEYTPIEIILSSIPTHIWQPQRWGEYSVG from the coding sequence ATGAGCAATCTGGATTCCGAAACATTAGCTAGCACCGCACAGCCGCATCAATTGATTGCTCCCAGTAATCGGTATATCTTGGCAAAAGCAGGTGATCGCACCGTTACCTTTCCTGATGTTTTGGTATCAGAAATTATCATGGTAGATCGTAATGCGATATTAGCTTTGCCTTTTTATGAAGCCGAGATCGTTGGTGTCATCCATCATCAAGCAACCATTATGCCCTTGCTATTATTAAGACTATTAATAGGCGAACAACGGGCTTTAATCACAGAATCATTGACAGTAGTGAGATTAAGTAAAGCTGCCAATGAGTTGAATCAACAACCAATGAGTGGGGTGGGAATAGTTGTAGATCGGGTAATTGGGAGCCTCACTCCTGATGAATACCAAAGCAATCAATACCTAAATAGTGACGATCAAAATTTTGATTTTTCAGATTTAAAATCCTTGGATCTACTGCAATCAGAGATTTCTACAATTACTGTTACAAAAAAAATAAACCAAATAGTAGCGAATATTAAGGAGAACGAGTATACTCCCATTGAAATTATCCTATCAAGTATTCCTACTCATATTTGGCAACCGCAACGTTGGGGTGAGTATAGTGTAGGATAA